A portion of the Krasilnikovia cinnamomea genome contains these proteins:
- a CDS encoding Rieske 2Fe-2S domain-containing protein, whose protein sequence is MSNGEAARTIDTGDPPARFARGWHCLGLADSFRDGRPHAVEAFGTKLVVFADTGGALHVLDGYCRHMGGDLTMGTVKGDTVACPFHDWRWRGDGRCVSVPYAHRVPMRARTRSWITCEQNRQLFVWHDPQGNPPPPEITIPRIEGAFSPEWSSWTWDSIRIDGANCREVIDNVVDMAHFFYIHFAFPTFFKNVLEGHVAAQFLHTRPRPDVPLTASQSGDATLRSEAAYYGPSYMIDYLHHDYHGTDVESVLINCHYPVTPDSFVLQWGVIVKRLPGLTAAQADKAAARFARSIGVGFQQDVEIWKHKSRIDNPLLCAEDGPVYQLRRWYEQFYVDVADITEDMVARYEFEVDTTRANQTWEAEVADNLQRQAPAAPPS, encoded by the coding sequence ATGAGCAACGGCGAGGCGGCACGGACGATCGACACCGGCGATCCGCCCGCGCGGTTCGCCCGGGGCTGGCACTGCCTGGGACTGGCCGATTCGTTCCGCGACGGCCGCCCGCATGCCGTCGAGGCGTTCGGGACCAAGCTGGTGGTGTTCGCCGACACCGGCGGCGCGCTGCACGTGCTCGACGGATACTGCCGGCACATGGGCGGAGACCTCACCATGGGTACGGTCAAGGGCGACACCGTCGCCTGCCCGTTCCACGACTGGCGCTGGCGCGGTGACGGCCGGTGCGTTTCGGTGCCGTACGCGCACCGGGTGCCGATGCGGGCCCGCACCCGCTCGTGGATCACGTGTGAGCAGAACCGCCAGCTCTTCGTCTGGCACGACCCGCAGGGCAACCCGCCCCCGCCGGAGATCACCATCCCGCGCATCGAGGGTGCCTTCTCCCCCGAGTGGAGCTCCTGGACCTGGGACTCGATCCGGATCGACGGCGCCAACTGCCGCGAAGTCATCGACAACGTGGTCGACATGGCCCACTTCTTCTACATCCACTTCGCCTTCCCCACGTTCTTCAAGAACGTGCTCGAAGGCCACGTGGCCGCGCAGTTCCTGCACACCCGGCCACGGCCGGACGTGCCGCTGACCGCGAGCCAGTCCGGCGACGCCACCCTGCGCTCCGAGGCCGCCTACTACGGACCCTCGTACATGATCGACTACCTGCACCACGACTATCACGGCACCGACGTGGAATCCGTACTGATCAACTGCCACTATCCGGTCACGCCCGACTCGTTCGTGCTCCAATGGGGTGTGATCGTCAAGCGGTTGCCCGGCCTCACCGCCGCGCAGGCGGACAAGGCGGCGGCCCGGTTCGCCAGAAGCATCGGCGTGGGTTTTCAGCAGGACGTGGAGATCTGGAAACACAAGAGCCGCATCGACAATCCGCTGCTGTGCGCCGAGGACGGCCCGGTCTACCAGCTCCGCCGCTGGTACGAGCAGTTCTATGTGGACGTCGCGGACATCACCGAGGACATGGTGGCGCGCTACGAGTTCGAGGTCGACACCACCCGCGCCAACCAGACCTGGGAGGCCGAGGTCGCCGACAACCTCCAGCGCCAGGCGCCCG